In Drosophila simulans strain w501 chromosome 3R, Prin_Dsim_3.1, whole genome shotgun sequence, a single window of DNA contains:
- the LOC6729947 gene encoding uncharacterized protein LOC6729947 — protein sequence MKMHELRYLIITLSLFLTVGNVKSICQITQAETWTDRLFVHSVNNRYELLLTDHLQPSQQISLLCDGNAQVFTSTCGSNGRFSPPLPRTNCSKTIPPSVVPTASNICPHTMYLVGFRYGNTFMELYRSCYDARTMKAYFSINTVYPTNLRSDRPPTVFDKDGIITPADEATFQLNSIYNRFEHLFGSGQTYVPTSRSLSFDRGHLTPVADYSFPKILRQTNKYLNVVPQYYSINRSNWKIVENWVRGQKDVLNVCTGALGVLQLLNRNQQSVSIYLAPNKNPVPRWTYKIIRSLTTGIKYVILTSNNGWETQQPNPSSVCKVTACPRTLNPTGSGYTFCCDPNDFIRRNVPNLAGVC from the exons ATGAAGATGCACGAGCTACGATATCTAATTATTACTTTGAGTTTGTTCCTAA CTGTGGGAAATGTCAAGTCCATATGCCAGATCACACAGGCTGAAACATGGACCGATCGCCTTTTTGTCCACAGTGTTAACAATCGCTATGAGCTCTTGCTCACGGATCACTTGCAACCAAGTCAGCAAATAAGTTTGCTGTGCGATGGTAATGCGCAGGTGTTCACCTCCACCTGCGGTAGTAATGGTCGATTCTCTCCACCGTTGCCCAGGACAAACTGCTCAAAGACCATTCCGCCTTCTGTGGTTCCAACTGCGAGTAATATCTGCCCACACACCATGTATTTGGTTGGTTTCAGGTATGGAAATACTTTCATGGAGCTCTATCGCAGCTGCTACGACGCGAGAACCATGAAGGCGTATTTCTCCATCAACACGGTCTACCCCACCAATTTAA GGTCAGATCGACCGCCAACGGTGTTCGATAAGGATGGCATCATAACTCCTGCAGATGAGGCTACCTTTCAGCTGAATAGTATCTACAATCGGTTTGAGCATCTTTTTGGATCTGGACAAACATATGTGCCTACTTCCAGAAGTCTTTCCTTCGATCGTGGTCACCTTACACCGGTTGCCGATTACAGCTTCCCAAAAATTCTGAGACAAACGAACAAGTACTTGAATGTCGTTCCCCAGTACTACAGTATTAATCGCAGCAATTGGAAGATAGTTGAGAATTGGGTTCGAGGACAAAAGGATGTGCTAAATGTCTGCACAGGGGCATTGGGTGTTCTTCAGTTGTTGAACAGAAACCAACAATCAGTTTCGATTTACCTAGCACCGAACAAGAATCCCGTTCCCAGATGGACATACAAAATCATTAGGAGCCTAACCACCGGCATCAAGTACGTGATATTGACCTCCAATAATGGGTGGGAAACCCAACAACCAAACCCATCATCAGTCTGTAAAGTTACTGCCTGCCCCAGAACTTTGAATCCAACTGGGAGTGGATACACCTTCTGCTGTGATCCGAATGACTTTATCAGAAGAAACGTTCCTAATTTGGCTGGTGTTTGCTAG
- the LOC6729948 gene encoding uncharacterized protein LOC6729948 encodes MPDLKYLLSSLSLYFFVGGVQASCLIDLAHLHANYVYLRINNGDYDIQRSDIVQVHQTLYLLCNGGLHHTTFLCRYDSVFSPPLSSAACAPPDPVVVKVPDTSCRIPSATFAVGFFYNERFMELYRNCFDGYSLAFQHSIYMAYRYENTVPRPNPTWQSDQLSGGFDNAYEGRATQACLLTNLGAVQPQCKFDRGHMTPASAFISTELKKSTFRYINAIPQYRGVNRGKWKAVETWVNNMVRGLYDNPVINNVKIPRTYDVLKVCIGVLGVHRLRHNTNNNMIPIYLLDNNKIPVPEWMYKIVSHLSGDKWVMLTYNDVSLPNQQALGQICHVIPCHPSLNLNTRDVGHTVCCDPYRFITLNAPHLTGVC; translated from the exons ATGCCGGACTTGAAGTATCTGTTGTCTAGTCTAAGCCTGTATTTCT TTGTAGGAGGTGTTCAAGCGAGTTGCTTAATCGATTTGGCTCATTTGCACGCCAATTATGTGTACTTACGCATAAATAACGGAGACTATGATATTCAGCGCAGTGATATTGTGCAAGTCCACCAGACGTTGTATCTGCTGTGCAATGGAGGACTTCATCACACCACATTCCTGTGTCGATATGACAGTGTTTTCAGTCCACCGCTAAGCTCAGCAGCATGTGCACCACCCGATCCTGTCGTGGTAAAGGTACCAGATACTTCTTGTCGCATTCCGAGTGCTACGTTCGCCGTAGGATTTTTCTACAATGAACGCTTCATGGAACTGTATCGCAATTGTTTTGATGGCTACAGCTTGGCGTTCCAACATTCCATCTATATGGCATATCGCTACGAAAACA CCGTTCCACGTCCCAATCCCACTTGGCAGTCGGATCAATTAAGTGGCGGATTTGACAATGCCTACGAGGGAAGAGCAACACAAGCTTGTTTGCTCACTAACCTGGGTGCAGTACAGCCGCAGTGTAAATTTGATCGTGGCCACATGACACCGGCTTCGGCATTCATATCCACAGAGCTGAAGAAGTCAACGTTTAGGTATATAAATGCTATCCCCCAATATCGAGGAGTCAATCGTGGCAAATGGAAGGCCGTTGAGACCTGGGTAAACAATATGGTTAGGGGACTGTATGATAATCCAGTTATCAATAACGTAAAAATACCGCGTACTTACGATGTCCTCAAGGTTTGCATTGGGGTATTGGGAGTCCATAGACTAAGACATAATACCAATAACAACATGATACCAATTTACCTGTTGGATAATAACAAAATTCCCGTGCCAGAGTGGATGTACAAGATAGTTAGCCATCTCTCCGGAGATAAATGGGTGATGCTGACCTACAACGACGTAAGTCTTCCCAATCAGCAGGCATTAGGCCAGATCTGCCATGTGATACCCTGCCATCCGAGTCTTAACCTAAATACAAGGGACGTTGGACACACTGTCTGCTGCGATCCGTACCGTTTTATTACACTGAACGCTCCACACTTAACTGGTGTTTGCTGA